The segment CAATACAATATTTTCTTGGCAAAGCAACTAAGAAAAATTGGCCATAAATTAATAGTCTAGTATTCTAATACATTTGTGTAATCATAACATACTTTATATAAACTCTTTCCTGAGATACTTTGGGTAGTTTAATTTTGTTGTATTACTGGATGCATTATCTTTGATAATTCACTTTAAAACACCTGTACAATATTTTTGTGTGTAGGTCACTATCAATAACACGTAAAAAATAGTAAATGCAAATATATGGCAATGGAACAGCTCTTATAAATGTTGCACTTTTAACCATGTTACACACACTTTAACATTTGtctcctttggaaaaaaaaatgaagttacaTCTAAGAATCTACAAAATGCAAAAAAGTATTTCAGGAATGTTAGGGGTTGCAGTTTAAGATAAATGACACAAAGAAAAAGTCGTAATTCTTATTGGCTAGGTATTGTCTTCAAAAGCAACTGGACATGTTGTAATCAGTTCACAGCATAATAAATATTTCTACTAATCTGTTTTGGAAGAACAAATGTCTTTTAGGGTTTCAAGCTCCTCTATAAGTTTCTTGTTCTGAACTTCTAGCACTGCAACACGACTCTCCAGACATTTTATGTATTCTTTCTTCCGACGTCGACATTCTTTAGCAGCTTCCCTGCAAAAAGCAGAAGTAAAGAGTGCAAACAAAAACGCCATTTGCAGCTATTAAAAAATGCAGATTGAAGAAAGCTCAGTATAGTATGGGGACCATGACAGCATTCCAAATTTTGGAACAATTTCCCAAATCAGTCTGAAAACACTAAGCAAAACTGGGTTCACAAGGGTCACAAGTGTCCCTTCCTCAAATTCACATGGCAATCTTGATTAAAGTTCATAGTAAACAAGGTCCAAGTCAAAGACAGTTATTCTGCTTTATGGCAATAAAGATCTTTGAGGGCCTTGAGTTCCTCAatcagtgtcttgttttggttttCAAGCACAGCCACACGATTTTCAAGACATTTGACATACTCCTTCTTCTTTCTGCGACATTCTCGAGCAGCTTCCCTAGAACCAACACAAGGCAAATAACTACAGGAACAGCCACAACACGGCAAAGACTGGATAAGTGAAATTACCTGAAATCCCTACAATTCCACAATAAATCAATCATGTGTCAGACAAAAAGAAAGCTAAGCAATA is part of the Chrysemys picta bellii isolate R12L10 chromosome 2, ASM1138683v2, whole genome shotgun sequence genome and harbors:
- the CREM gene encoding cAMP-responsive element modulator isoform X9; protein product: MPTYQIRTPTTALPQGVVMAASPGTLHSPQQLAEEATRKRELRLMKNREAARECRRKKKEYVKCLENRVAVLENQNKTLIEELKALKDLYCHKAE